From Oreochromis niloticus isolate F11D_XX linkage group LG15, O_niloticus_UMD_NMBU, whole genome shotgun sequence:
CATATTAAACACTTGTGGCACATCTGCGAGATGCTTCTGGTGATTTTATACATTCTTGCCTATCAATTACCACTAATGTAAATCACAGTAAGAAGAACATGAAACAAAGGCattctttttaaattgttgtaTTTATTGGAAAAAACGCTTACACAAAATAACATTACTCCCAAAAGTACCTATTCTGGAATAATGACTATTATATATGTTTGTGGATTTGAAGGAGCTTCAGGATCCAGGTATTGACTGGGAGAGTGCTGTACTGCAAGAAGAATCTAACAGCACAGTTGTGGTTCCTGAAATTGAATGCCCACTGGATGAGGAAACCCTGGAGGGACTTCAGAGAACAATTAATCCCTTGGAACATTCAGAATCTTACGGTCGTGACCTGTATATACAATTCTTGCTACTGGTGTCAAACCAACAGTGACACTTAAGATGGACGTGAAAGTCAACGCTCTTTTGTTCTCAAATACtggatttctttgtttctttgttgaaAGATTACAGATTACAATTCAGATTACAAGTAGACAATCAAACAAAGCACTTGCTTATTATCTATCAACGTAGGACCCTACACAAGTTTTGAAGTCTTATCATTTTCATGAAACAGCTACGAACATCTTAACAGCTAATGTTTAGAaacatttttactcatttagttTCCAAATTACAAGACAACAATGTGTTAAACTCTGTGGAATCCACCACCATATCTAACTGCTGCACTCATTATGGTTTTAAACATTGTGTAAGTGTCCAGATGCTGCACTGGAAAAGTCACAGTACAAGTGCATGCACTCACAACTGGGTAACAAATTGAGTGATCTCCCAGCCGCTCCTTACATTCGTGGTCAAACTTGCATGTTATTTTGAAATGTCTCTTTTCATCAGGAAGGATGGGAACATGGGACTGGCCggtcatccactggagcacatgCTGGACAGCAAGAGACTCTGATTTTTCACCACCTGCACCGCCTGTGTTTCCATCTGtgatgtttgaaaatgtttctgaagtcttttctaaataaaagcAATCTGGATTACAATGTTTTAAATTAACAACTAAGAATACTTCCTAGTGCCCTGTATGttaaagcaaaatatttaacagaTGCATACGGTATATATACACAATACTATAGGTATATACAGCTAATACTATATAGTACCTGATGCTTCAATCTCCTGCAAGAAATCTTGCAAAAAATTTATGATCTTCCTCTCAGTTCTCTCCCTAGATGTCCCCTTTTCACTGAAATGTGGTTGGCAGCTCATCATAATGAAATCAGCGTCTGGCTGTAAATAAGGAAATAAAGTAGATTATATTATAGATATATTGTTCATtcaaaactaataaataaatacaggataACTACAGTACAGATAAGTGGACTGTCTTCGGATCAGACTGAAGCTGCTATGTTAATACTTACTTTGAGGATTTTCCCAGGCACAAACAAACTGTGGCAAGCTTCAGGATTTACAGCCATCAGGTTCACAAGACCATACAGTTCCATGCCCTTTCTGAGCTGCTGTAGCATTGGAATCAGTCTTGTTGTAGAGTGTAAGACAATGgcacttaaagaaaacaaaacaaaatgaaaaactagtTGGGGATGGGTTAATGATCTCTCTGACTTTTTCTCGCTTACCGTATCATGCTTTCCTTACTATCCATCTTTATCTGGTTTGTGTATCCACAGGTGACAATTTCATCAGCCCACAACATCAGAGACTGTATGTCTGCTGCATCTTCAACCTGGAAATGtataatgtgaaagaggaaatACAGAAGgttaaaagtgtttaaaaacacCATACTCATAATATATCATGTGCCAGAGCTAAACCAGGTGCTCACTTTGCTGATGAGCAGGGAAGATTCCACATCTGCAACATCCTCCTTAGACAGACAGCTGAAATCAACCTCTCCTGAGCAGAGGAAATTGTAGCACCATTCTTTGAAAAAGGCAGGAGATGGGCCTCCTTGGGCGAGGCTGACTGCAATTATTTCACCAACAGTTCTGTGTAGACAAATGATTATAATTCATTTTCAGgtaacatttacaaaaatatcGGATGCGTATTAAATGTAATACACAAAGCTCGTATGTAACCAACCTGAAGTTTTCATTATCAAGATCGGTCAGAGAATACTTGGGGTTTTTGCCCTTGTTCTCAGGTCCTTCAAAGAATCTGCTTTCAATACCTGAAATCATGTCTTTCATACAAAAAATATCcgcatttttaagttatccatTATTTTTTGACACTAGGACAAAACAGGTAATAGGCAACTCACCACTCAAAAACTCTTTCCTAAGTGCTCCTGTATCCACGCCTGCCTCTCCAATGAAAACCACCCTAAGAACACTGGTGGgagatgcagatttttttctctgccactgGAGAATGCCTCTGTCTGGAAGGTCTTCTCTGTCCACACACAACTTAAATTCTGTTGTGGTGTCGACTTGTTGTTCAAGGCAACGCAATACATCTTCCACGCTTAACAAAACAGGGTAGAAAACATCCTAAGTTctcaaagaaaaataatcatcTTTAGATTAAAAGAGGCTACCACATTAAACTTGATTAGAACTTATCGCAGCATGTTCTGTGCAACAATCTTTAACCATAATTTAAAGTAGTGTGatcataaaatgttttatatgaAATTAAAACCCAGCTATTGTTTAAAAGATCTTACACATAATTTTAACAAATGGTTCTGCATAATAGTGTGTATATGAACTATAATAGAGCAAAGATTACCTGTCTGTTGTGCATACTGAAGTTTGAGTTGGTGTGCATGTAGTTTGGTCATTTTCTTCAGGCACCATGCATTGAAAGCTGTTGAcgaaacaaagtaaaaaaaaaaaaaaaatacatatgctTGCGTGGACTGTTACTGATTAACATTTTTTCATAAACGGCTGAAAAAAGATTACCTATCCCCACACAGACTTGCGTGGACTGTGATCTCATCTTCAGGAAAGTCCTTAGTGCATATTGGACAAATAACCTACAATTTCAAAAAGGGGGTACATGTTATGCATAGTGGGAAAAAGATCATTACCGATACAAAATTTATTGTAGTTACTATGGTTTTTAGTAATTTGCTAGGTTTACCTTGCATTTGCGTTTCACAATGCATAACTCAGATTCCTGCAGAATTAAAAAACAGTAATTGTGATActatattatttaattaaaattgcTCATTTTGACTTCATCAAAATTGTCTCACCTCATCATCAGTCTCATCAGGAGAGAATTTTCCTTTGCACGTATTGATGTGTACTGCAAGCATCTGCAGAGGCATAACTTCATTACACTGGTAACATAACTTCTTTGGCATCTTTGAAAAGTGCTGTGAGTCGGGAGGTAGAGGAGATGTGTCTAATGTTTCCTGAAGAGGTACAATGTAAAAAGTGGATTTGCCACCTCCTGACACAGCTTTCAGTGTTTTGACAGAATATCCTTCTGTTTCAGGTGGAATTACAGTGAGCTTTCGTCGACCACTCCCACCTTTATTGACAGAAAGATAGCACAAACAATCAAGCAGCAAAAGTATCAACTACATAATTCTAATGCAGTATGAGCACGCAAGAATGcccaaaacacacataaaaactgaattaaCAACAAACCTGTTGCCTTATGCAAGAGCCATCCTCCACAAAGATATTCCATTTTTGGAAAGGTTTCTTCCAGAAGTCTTGAAATCTTAGTTAAAAACACAGTTAAGCAGAATGAAACACTAAATGGACTGTGGCATATGATTCAGGCTAAATGCGTCTGCCAATGACTTATTTTAATACTGACTATACCTTACCTCTGCATGGTCACCATCTTCTGGAAGAGACACGGTTTGTCTCCCCATGCCAGCTTGTAGGAGTTCAAGCTCCTCAGCTGGCAAAGGAGTGTAGGATGTGTTTTTTGACAGCAAATAAAAACTGAGGCCTGTGGTCTTACTGCCTGCCTTGACAAGCTGTTTAGTAGATGTTAAACATCTCTTTTTACCACGGCTCAAGTTTGATTTGAAATGTCCTGGAAATGATCTGTGGGATGAAAATgcatgagtttaaaaaaatgcagtgtTGCATAACATAAGGGTTATTGTTTAATAAAGTTATTAAATATGACACCAGTCCTTAATAGCACATTTTAATTTAGAAATCAATGTTGATAAATCGATAAACCAAATAACTGTAACAGAAAAGATTGCAAAacgtttagaaaaaaaaaacacacacacaaaaaaagctaacACCTTGTCATCTCTTGCTGGATAGTCAGAGTTCTAGGCTCCGGCTGCCCACTCTCTGTTGGCCTCCCTGAAGGATTTGTGGATATGTTGTTAAGCAGCAAAGACACCAGATTTCTTACTGCTGACTCAACTGCACCATTACCCTAAAAAGCATGATTGGGATACACTGCCTCAGTAAGACAACTACGCTGGTAATTACCCATTAGGCTAGCTTAAACTCTACAGCTGCATCTGTAACTACAATTTCACGGCATATTAAACAGAAAGGACAGCAAATTACTaaattcacacaaaaaaaattaaactcacCTGATACTGTGGTGTAGTATTATTGGAGCCATTATTTGATTCTGCCATCTCTTCTTTGGCTGCAGAGTaaatcaaaactccctctatctGCAAGAAGCGAGGCTGAGTGGACAGTGTTTCCGGTGTCCGGAATGCAGCAGCtagcgagctgattggagaccgtaagagccaatcagaatttttgaaaccaagtctgtgattggttggttttgtggcacacttataacggtgtacagagaGTTGAGCGCTCGCAGCAGAGAATGTTGTgagcgcaagcaacacattgcgagcaagcgcaaatgaaaaaactgagcgagagggggtgctattgtgtgtgtgtatatggataagcgcaaacactgaaatacattttttgcacgcagcaatgaattttgttcactcaaattcagcttttgtacgctcaaaataaatttctcttcaaaatgcaacacttgcacttgCAAtctttttttacgtgcgctcaatatttttttacgtgcgctcagaatagtggcactgAAATAACGCCATAGGTTTGGAGCTCTTACTGAGTCAGCAGGGTGTTGGCGACTTTTAAGCACTATGCTTCTTAGCACTCTGCGAGTTGTAACTTTATGTGGTCTAAcactttgtggctgagttgctgtgatTCCAAAGTgcttccactttgcaataatgCCACTTACAGTTGAATGCTGAATGTCTTGGAGAAAAGAAATTTCACAAAAGCTTCTAAAGGTGACATCCTGTTACACTACCACAGTCGAATTCAGTGACCTCTTCAGAACGgaccattctttcacaaatgtttgcaaCAGCAAACTGCATGGCTAGGAAAGGAATTTTCCTGCATTTTTACCAGCAAATCAGTTATAAATATGGCACTACTTTAACTTCTTAGGCAGATAATAAACTCTACTGTTCCTTGCAGTTGCAACCCATGCATGATGTTTGCAGGTGCAATATTCATTGGATTACTTtgactacttaaaaaaaaaaaaaaattggctgCACTTTCAACACCAGTTGCTCTTCTGCATTTTTCTGACAAATTAACTGCACATGGAGTGTTTGCTATTTGCACAGCAAACACAGGTGTTGGAAAATCAACCAGGAGAGAAATCTTAAAAGGATTATAAATTTGATGTGTGAGAAAATAAGATTATTCACAGAGCCACTGCACAAACATCGTCGTAGATCCAGCTACCTTGAAGAATGTCATTGTGGCACCGTCCTCCACCACCCCATATGGGATTTTAGTTTGTTTGGCCAGGTCATCGGCTGAATCTATGGGCGATTCCATCCTCTCCACTGTGAGAAAAGCAGCCAAATTGGCTGTATAGGAGGAAATGATGATGAGGGTGAAGAACCACCAGATGCCTCCCACTATTCGAGTCGACAGGGCCTTGGGCATGAGCTCTGACCCTGGGGTGAAGGAGGCAGCAAGAATGAAAGTTAAACAGCAAGATGCAATCATTTCAACAAGTCATTATCATTCCAATCTTCTCATTACGTTTATTTTTAACATGCAAAAACCAGAGAGGACTGACGCCTTTAGAAACAGGCTTGTTTCGAGAACTCATCAAGTTCTCAGCGCAGGCAGATGTGCCACTCGCATCAAGATTAAATCACTCGAGAGAGCTCTCAAAACAAGCAGATTGTTGGATCTCAAACAAGTGAAATTATCTCGTCTCAGTCACAGGGGAGTGCTTTAAATAATGCAAGAGTTACCGGAAAGTGCCATTCAAAGAGAACAAGGTGTTTGCATAAATCTCATATATCAAATTAAACACATCAACATCGATGGTGCAGTACTGTGTGGAGAGGTAACAGGCTGGTTAGGCCAGAGAGTCATGTACCCAAGGTAACCTCACATCCTGACTCCACACCCCACTGATCTCTAGGTGCTGATAGGCCAGAAGCAAGAGAAGAGGTCGCTCGTATATTAGTGGCATTGCTACAGTAACAAACAGCATATTTACAGAATGCATAGTTTAAGCGAATGTTATATATAATTCTTTTTCAGCTACTCAAAAAGTAGCTCAACAACACGTCTGTTCGCAAACAGAATcgttttatgaattttatacaAGAATCACTTGGAAAATTAATTTAACTTAAGTGGACTAAAGGCtgtaaaactgttgtttttagaAACATGTTCCTAGTTTACATATTCGGGTTTAGCCCATGCTCCCATGAGCCTAAGTctgttacatttattttaaaatatatgcacatttattctaatttctgtgTGGTCTTTTAGAGGTCTCTCTCTATTGCCTCTggcttagttttaaaaaaaacccaacccttAGGGACAGTGGGGTGTAGAGAGCTCCAGCTCCACAAAGCAACTGTAGCCACAGGCTGAGGCAACTACCTTGCTGCATGAGCGCCCCAACTCCAAACCAGAAACTATTGAGCAGCGTAAAATTGTTTTCCACTACATCTGAGTCAGGGTTGCATGGATGCGGGTTGTACCACTCATAAGGACTAAACCTATaaaggaaagagcagaaagacacACATGTCAGCACAAAAGGACAAAACAGTCTTTTCAGTGGTACAGATTAAATGGCTGATAAGACATGAATCTCAAAACATTATCAGCAGGAAGAAagagagtgtgaatgtgtagaAAACCTGTTTTGTGGATCAGCGCTTCTGCGGAGACGAAAGCAAATCGTTTCAGCTTTTGCTGAGATTTTGCCGAGACTTATTGGCATATTCAAGTGGTATCAGTTTATTGTAAGAATGGATCAATAGACTGGAATAACGCTGTCACTGGTGATAATGtccctgtgtgtaatgatctttgGAGCTCATTTCAATTCACTTAGTCAGGAGCCTTTAAGTGTTTCCCCCAGCAGCTACAATTATCGTTACTCTGCGGAtaccattttattttaacacCCCAACATGGGACTTGtgctctcctttttttcttctagtTTCCCAACAGCAAtctctgttcttctccttttccctttttcttgcAATCCCCCACATCACATCCCCCTCTCATCCTCCTATACCATTCTCTACCAACCCacgcttcatttttttttccagattgtTTTGCTTCCCCCATGAACCTCCTCCTGCTGAACACGCTGCCCGCCTTGGCTGATTGTCAGTGTCTTCGGGTCACTTGTGGACATTTCTCATTTATTATCCTAAGCAAAAGTGGCATGGCATTAGCACAAGGTGATTGGGTTAGTGTTAAGCATCAGGAACTGATTGAGTTTGTGCTGAAGTGGCTgatagagggaacattgcttaTGCAGAGTTGAGGGGCCTGACAGGTAATGGTGTTGAGAAGCCTTTCGCCGATATACTGCATGCTAATAAGCCTGTAGGCAGAGTCTTAAGGTTTTATACTCTGTGAACATGTGATGCCATTTGTCAGCTGTGCCTCTTAGACACAGAAAGGgaataaatgtgtttatataGCATGTATCGTATATGTGTCAGAACAGATTTGTATAGATTTAAAGTGACCATATGCTCTTAGGGGACCCAAGCTGTGCCAAAAAAATATCCCACTGTAACAGCCAAAGACTTTGGTTTTCCTACAATTTGCTTTCCGTCTGTACATATGAGTGCCATTTGGAGGACGCTAATTACTGTTCTTATTTTACAAGCACTGGGAACATGGCAACATTTTTGTCACAATGCCCTTCCTTTACAGCTATTTTCTGTTCAGTGAAAATCATCTGTGTGGACATGGCTGTGATGGCACACTATAATTCTTCATGTCAACACCATCAGGATGCCTGATTTATTGGAATGTCAACGAGCTCTGTCTCCTTGGTATCACAGgcaagtgaaacaacacaatgGCCTTGCAGAGCTGTTCAGAATGCAGTGAGCGCGCTCGCATGTTTTTATGTGGTCGCATGCACTTATGCCTGTGTGCACCAAGCGTCTGGCGCATAAATATGCCTTTACATCTGTGTGGGTGAGTTTTTCATGTGGTAGCAACTGGGTATTTGCATTGGCTGCACCGATTGCATCTCAAAGTCAAACATGTTTTCGGATTATTTCGTTATGTTTTTGTACACAGACAATGCACATAATTGCTGTAGCCCGCAGCCGATCGTAGAACACAACAGATGTATGTAGGTTGCTGGTGCAGATTTGATTGGACAGTGTTTGTTTCTCCCAGTGTCTACATGTGTATTCTGTATGTACCAGGTTTGATGGCTCCTCTGTATGACCTTTGTCTGCAGCTGGCCCGTATTCCTGCAGGCCGTGTTCTGCACACCGATcagcaggaggaagaggatgtggAACACGAGGACGTAAGGTCACCTCCTCACATCGAGCACAGGGGACATGTCGAATTGCACACGGAATTCTAAAAagactctctccctctctctccctctccgtTCCCCTACTCCTGTCCCTCTTCCCCTTCGCTTGTCCCCGGCCACAATAACACAAAACACGCGCCCTCCATTAGCTGTCTGTTCAATTCAATTACTTTGCCCGGCTTTATAGATCTGTTGCCTTTCTTGTCTCAGGCCAAGTGAAGAGGTTGTGTTTGGTGTCTTAAAAAATCACAGACATCTGGAAGTTGGAATGTAAAATTACAAGAGCCTGCAATTCATGTAAACATGTTCTAATACAATTTATATAATCTATTCTTGTTTGCAAGTGGACATTTTCTACCATGGAAAAGGTTTTTGCGAGCTGAAATAATAccatttgttttgttaataAAGGGAGAAATCAATTCAACCGCAAACAGAGCTGGGAGGATGCACTGAGTGAAATGTATTTCTCTGGAGCCTGAAATACGATAGCTTatttaggggggaaaaaagtgtgttAACGTGTGGGATGCAGTTCAAAGATGTACTGTTTAGTGTTTTATTGTGCAAACTTGGACTTCATAAGCTCACAACTCCTGCTATatttgagaaagaaaataatatacTCTGCATTTGGAGGATCGGCCAATCATCCGGTGGCCGCGCAATCAATACTGTAATTATGAGGGAACCAGATCAGCAAGCTGTAGAGAACACCGTGCTTAAGATTTAAACTTTGCTGGATATTTTTGTCACATAGAGTGATGCAAAGGACACTGTATTGCTATTGTGTGCAAAAATGGCATGATGCAGATATACGCATTATAATTTAATAGAAGCAAAATTAGAAGTATCAGATCTCAAGGTCATTTTTATCGCAACCAGAAGAATATCAATAGGATTGCATGCTTTTTACTTACCATGGATAAACGTGGGAGCAAATAACTATGGGTTTAATTTGCATATTCTGAACTAACTTAGGTGACAGTTGCTGCTTTCCTCTCATGTGATCATTTTGCCAGTAACATTTGATGAAATGTGTGTTAAACCAAAACCTCTCAggatcaaagaagaagaagaaaagcccatgggttaacacacacacatcataatGCGTTGGTCATgcatctgggtttttttttcggGGGATAGGTCGATTAAAATATTGTAAGAAATGTACTTGTACAGTATCAGCAGTGTACCTTAGATTACTGCACATTTCTTACAATAAATATCAGTTTGCCGGTTTTACAGTTGCTGATGCTTGTGCAAATATGCCTGAAATATTGCTCTATACTTATCAGGACCATAGTAGGATGTGGACCATGTTTAAATCCATTATTGCAATTATATTTTGGTAAAATATGAACTTTTCCAAAACATTCTATTGTCGGCAAAAATGCTGCCATGGTCCTTCCTTATATGTTTACTGCAGATTTCATATCCGTTTGTTTCAGCACACATCTTCATATCACAGAAGTCATCAACTGCTGCATGTTAGTCAAAGGAGGCAAGCAGGAGGGGGAGAGTGAAGTCAAGCAAAGGAAGCAAACAGGGGGGTTGACATGTTACCTGGCTATGACAAACAGCACACAACTGACACCCAAGCAAGCCAGCAGAATATACATCCAGATATCAGGCGAGAGGGGGTTGAGGAAGGAGAAGACCCCAGGATTGGTGCCGTTGGGCTTGCGGTACAGGATACTTATCCCCAGCGTCATGAAGGGCTTGGAGAAGTCGATGACCTTCTCTCTGACGTAAGTGATGGCCAGAGGAGCAACTGCAAGGTCTGCTTTCTGCAATGAGAAAACAGCGGCGACATCAAGTAGGGGGATGGGT
This genomic window contains:
- the LOC109194879 gene encoding uncharacterized protein LOC109194879 isoform X3 → MAPIILHHSIRSFPGHFKSNLSRGKKRCLTSTKQLVKAGSKTTGLSFYLLSKNTSYTPLPAEELELLQAGMGRQTVSLPEDGDHAEISRLLEETFPKMEYLCGGWLLHKATGGSGRRKLTVIPPETEGYSVKTLKAVSGGGKSTFYIVPLQETLDTSPLPPDSQHFSKMPKKLCYQCNEVMPLQMLAVHINTCKGKFSPDETDDEESELCIVKRKCKVICPICTKDFPEDEITVHASLCGDSFQCMVPEENDQTTCTPTQTSVCTTDSVEDVLRCLEQQVDTTTEFKLCVDREDLPDRGILQWQRKKSASPTSVLRVVFIGEAGVDTGALRKEFLSDMISGIESRFFEGPENKGKNPKYSLTDLDNENFRTVGEIIAVSLAQGGPSPAFFKEWCYNFLCSGEVDFSCLSKEDVADVESSLLISKVEDAADIQSLMLWADEIVTCGYTNQIKMDSKESMIRAIVLHSTTRLIPMLQQLRKGMELYGLVNLMAVNPEACHSLFVPGKILKPDADFIMMSCQPHFSEKGTSRERTERKIINFLQDFLQEIEASEKTSETFSNITDGNTGGAGGEKSESLAVQHVLQWMTGQSHVPILPDEKRHFKITCKFDHECKERLGDHSICYPVVSACTCTVTFPVQHLDTYTMFKTIMSAAVRYGGGFHRV
- the LOC109194879 gene encoding uncharacterized protein LOC109194879 isoform X2, translating into MAESNNGSNNTTPQYQGNGAVESAVRNLVSLLLNNISTNPSGRPTESGQPEPRTLTIQQEMTRSFPGHFKSNLSRGKKRCLTSTKQLVKAGSKTTGLSFYLLSKNTSYTPLPAEELELLQAGMGRQTVSLPEDGDHAEISRLLEETFPKMEYLCGGWLLHKATGGSGRRKLTVIPPETEGYSVKTLKAVSGGGKSTFYIVPLQETLDTSPLPPDSQHFSKMPKKLCYQCNEVMPLQMLAVHINTCKGKFSPDETDDEESELCIVKRKCKVICPICTKDFPEDEITVHASLCGDSFQCMVPEENDQTTCTPTQTSVCTTDSVEDVLRCLEQQVDTTTEFKLCVDREDLPDRGILQWQRKKSASPTSVLRVVFIGEAGVDTGALRKEFLSDMISGIESRFFEGPENKGKNPKYSLTDLDNENFRTVGEIIAVSLAQGGPSPAFFKEWCYNFLCSGEVDFSCLSKEDVADVESSLLISKVEDAADIQSLMLWADEIVTCGYTNQIKMDSKESMIRAIVLHSTTRLIPMLQQLRKGMELYGLVNLMAVNPEACHSLFVPGKILKPDADFIMMSCQPHFSEKGTSRERTERKIINFLQDFLQEIEASDGNTGGAGGEKSESLAVQHVLQWMTGQSHVPILPDEKRHFKITCKFDHECKERLGDHSICYPVVSACTCTVTFPVQHLDTYTMFKTIMSAAVRYGGGFHRV
- the LOC109194879 gene encoding uncharacterized protein LOC109194879 isoform X1 — translated: MAESNNGSNNTTPQYQGNGAVESAVRNLVSLLLNNISTNPSGRPTESGQPEPRTLTIQQEMTRSFPGHFKSNLSRGKKRCLTSTKQLVKAGSKTTGLSFYLLSKNTSYTPLPAEELELLQAGMGRQTVSLPEDGDHAEISRLLEETFPKMEYLCGGWLLHKATGGSGRRKLTVIPPETEGYSVKTLKAVSGGGKSTFYIVPLQETLDTSPLPPDSQHFSKMPKKLCYQCNEVMPLQMLAVHINTCKGKFSPDETDDEESELCIVKRKCKVICPICTKDFPEDEITVHASLCGDSFQCMVPEENDQTTCTPTQTSVCTTDSVEDVLRCLEQQVDTTTEFKLCVDREDLPDRGILQWQRKKSASPTSVLRVVFIGEAGVDTGALRKEFLSDMISGIESRFFEGPENKGKNPKYSLTDLDNENFRTVGEIIAVSLAQGGPSPAFFKEWCYNFLCSGEVDFSCLSKEDVADVESSLLISKVEDAADIQSLMLWADEIVTCGYTNQIKMDSKESMIRAIVLHSTTRLIPMLQQLRKGMELYGLVNLMAVNPEACHSLFVPGKILKPDADFIMMSCQPHFSEKGTSRERTERKIINFLQDFLQEIEASEKTSETFSNITDGNTGGAGGEKSESLAVQHVLQWMTGQSHVPILPDEKRHFKITCKFDHECKERLGDHSICYPVVSACTCTVTFPVQHLDTYTMFKTIMSAAVRYGGGFHRV
- the LOC109194879 gene encoding G2/M phase-specific E3 ubiquitin-protein ligase isoform X4; protein product: MTRSFPGHFKSNLSRGKKRCLTSTKQLVKAGSKTTGLSFYLLSKNTSYTPLPAEELELLQAGMGRQTVSLPEDGDHAEISRLLEETFPKMEYLCGGWLLHKATGGSGRRKLTVIPPETEGYSVKTLKAVSGGGKSTFYIVPLQETLDTSPLPPDSQHFSKMPKKLCYQCNEVMPLQMLAVHINTCKGKFSPDETDDEESELCIVKRKCKVICPICTKDFPEDEITVHASLCGDSFQCMVPEENDQTTCTPTQTSVCTTDSVEDVLRCLEQQVDTTTEFKLCVDREDLPDRGILQWQRKKSASPTSVLRVVFIGEAGVDTGALRKEFLSDMISGIESRFFEGPENKGKNPKYSLTDLDNENFRTVGEIIAVSLAQGGPSPAFFKEWCYNFLCSGEVDFSCLSKEDVADVESSLLISKVEDAADIQSLMLWADEIVTCGYTNQIKMDSKESMIRAIVLHSTTRLIPMLQQLRKGMELYGLVNLMAVNPEACHSLFVPGKILKPDADFIMMSCQPHFSEKGTSRERTERKIINFLQDFLQEIEASEKTSETFSNITDGNTGGAGGEKSESLAVQHVLQWMTGQSHVPILPDEKRHFKITCKFDHECKERLGDHSICYPVVSACTCTVTFPVQHLDTYTMFKTIMSAAVRYGGGFHRV
- the LOC109194879 gene encoding uncharacterized protein LOC109194879 isoform X5; this translates as MAESNNGSNNTTPQYQGNGAVESAVRNLVSLLLNNISTNPSGRPTESGQPEPRTLTIQQEMTRSFPGHFKSNLSRGKKRCLTSTKQLVKAGSKTTGLSFYLLSKNTSYTPLPAEELELLQAGMGRQTVSLPEDGDHAEISRLLEETFPKMEYLCGGWLLHKATGGSGRRKLTVIPPETEGYSVKTLKAVSGGGKSTFYIVPLQETLDTSPLPPDSQHFSKMPKKLCYQCNEVMPLQMLAVHINTCKGKFSPDETDDEESELCIVKRKCKVICPICTKDFPEDEITVHASLCGDSFQCMVPEENDQTTCTPTQTSVCTTDSVEDVLRCLEQQVDTTTEFKLCVDREDLPDRGILQWQRKKSASPTSVLRVVFIGEAGVDTGALRKEFLSDMISGIESRFFEGPENKGKNPKYSLTDLDNENFRTVGEIIAVSLAQGGPSPAFFKEWCYNFLCSGEVDFSCLSKEDVADVESSLLISKVEDAADIQSLMLWADEIVTCGYTNQIKMDSKESMIRQTLISL